A window of Candidatus Hydrogenedens sp. genomic DNA:
TTGGGAGTAGGAATTACAGGTACGATGGGGGATTTTCCTGCGTTGATTATTGTAATTCACGTTTCAAATGTTGAACAAGTGAAGGCATTGTTGGATATGTTGGTACCATCAATGCAGGATGAAGTTTATCGGGAAATTCCTGTGAAGAAGATAGCTGTTCCGTCGCCTATTCCTATTGCGATGGTGATGGTTGAAGATAAGGTTGTTGTAAGTAATAATACAGATGTGTTAAAGAAAATGATAGATTTGGTTCTTGATAAACAATCATCAAATTATTTGGCTAATTTAAATCCTCCTGTTGATGCAGGTGTCCCACGCTATTCGCTAATATCAATTCAGAGCAAATTATTTTTAGATACTATTTTCCCGTTAATGAGTATAATGGGTCAGAATTTAGGTGGAATGCAAATGGAGGTTGAGAAAGCATTGGCAGAGATACGTGAAATTCGCTTAATAAATGAGAAGAAGGATGGTTTGTTAGAAGGGCAGATGTTACTATTTTTTAACCCCTCGGCGAAGTAAGGTTATATTTTAGTATTGGTTAATATTAGCCACAGCAGGAATGAACTTCCGCTGTGGCTTTGTTATTAGTTATATATAGAAAAATGTGATATAATAGGTAAAACTATTTTATATAAGACGTTGTATGAAAGTTCTTCTTCTATCCCTTCAGAGAAATCTAAATATCTTAGGTTTAAAATTATTGCATCAAATCCTTTTAGAAAGAGGATATGATTCAAATCTTCTTTATTTGAATCGTTTTAATAAAGAAAATAAAAGGATGTTGGATGCGCTAAAGGGGTTTGTTAGAGATTTAAATCCGTCATGGGTTGGTATTAGCGTAACTGCATCGGAGTTTCATGATGCTAAAGAAATTACCTATTTCCTAAAAAGGGAATTTGATTCGTTCCCTGTAATTTGGGGTGGAATACAAGCGACTACTGCAGTGGAACGGTGTGTGCAGATTGCAGATTATTTATGTGTAGGGGAGGGTGAACAAACTGTTGTAGATATTTGTGAGGCATTGACGTATGGTAAACCACTGAAAGATATAAATAATCTTGCATGGTTTGAGGATGGAGAAATTAAGGTAAATCCCTTAAATCCAATTATAGAAGACCTTGATAGTTTGCCTTTTGTACCACGATTAGCACAAAAGACATTTATACTTCCAAAAGATAATGTTATGCCACTTACGAGAAAACTTTATATGAAGTATAGTGCATTTTATGGGGGAATTTATAGAATAATGCAATCTCGTGGGTGTCCTCACAAATGTAGTTATTGTGTTAATTCTATTTTCCCAAAACTGTACCATAATTGGAGGGTTCGATGGACATCTCCGAAACGGATGGTGGATGAAATTGTAGCAGGAGTTTCCGAGGATTTACCCCTTTTATTTATATCGATATTCAATGATAATTTTTTTGCTCAAACAACGGAACAGATGAGAGAATTTTTTGATTTATATAAGAAACGAGTGGGTAAGCCTTTGATTTTGTTTAGTTCGCCTAATTTTTTGACTGAGGAAAAATTAAAGATGGCGGTAGATGGTGGCTTGGCATCGATACATGTAGGTCTTCAAACTGGAAGTGAGTCTGTTTGTAAAAATGTATATAACCGTCAGATGACGCCTCAAAAATTTAAAGAGGTTGCGGAGATTATACATAAATATCCAGTAGTCCCATATTATGATATTATTTGCGATAATCCGTTTGAGACAGAGGAAGACCAAATAGAAACAGTAAAAGTATTAATGGGATTATCTAAGCCTTATTTTTTCCTTATCTTTTCGCTTACTTTATATGAAGGGACAGATTTGAGGGAACGTGTAAAGAAGGAGAAACCAGAGTTTTTGCATGATGATACAACAAAAGATTTTTTAGTACCAGCACCGACAGAATTAAATCATCTTCAACACTTTGCAACGATATTTCCTGCATGGGCAGTGAATTACTTGTTGAATCGTTATAGGGAAAAACGAAATAGTTGGTTTACAAAATTATTATTTAAGATTTATATGTTGGTGGGTTATTTCTTTTTACAACCACTTATCTATTTATGGATTTTGTTGAAGTTTAATAGGTATTCATTAACTAAATTTTTTAAGAACCTTCCTAAATTTATTGATTTTCGGGCGTTGAATATTTTTGGTCATTTTCATACGGGAAGAGATTCTACGTATGAGTAAAGGGTTCATAACTGATTTGTGCCAGTGTGAGTCCTTGGGGTGGAGCACATAGACCTTTGAATTTTTTGTTAAGTTCAAGACATTCGATTAAAAAATCTGGTTGTTGTTTCCCTCGTGCAATTTCGATAAGTGTGCCTGTAATGTTACGAACCATGTGATAAAGAAAGCCGTTGCCAATATATTCGATGTGATATAGGGTTTTAGAGTCTATTGGTCCTATAACCCCCCCTTTTTTTAGTTGAATGGAGTATAAGGTGCGGATAGTAGAGGTCATCTGGCTTCCTGTACTTTGAAATCCTCTAAAATCGTGGGTACCGATGAGATATTTGAATAATTTTTGAAGTAGTTCTAAATCGATGCTGTATGGAATGTGCCAAGCATATTTATGTGCAAAAGGGTCGGATTCTTTTCCTAAATCTATAGTGTAGCAATATTTTTTCCACTTTACATCTCGGCAAACATCAAATTCCAATGGTACCTCTTTAATATTTGTTATTTGTGCATTTGGTGATAGTAATTGTGAGGCAGAATGTCTAAGTCGTTTTGGTATTTCGGCATTGAAAAAGAAGGAAAAAACTTGTCCTAAGGCATGTACTCCTGTATCGGTACGGGATGCACCCTGAATTTGAATGGGTTGTCTTGTAATTAGAGATAAGACCTGCTCTACGGTTCCTTGTACTGTTGGCAAATTGGGTTGAAACTGCCAGCCATGAAAAGCAGAGCCGTCGTAACGAATAACCCCTATATATTGTTTTTTTTGTTCTTTATTGTCCATTATCTATATTTTTATCATTGTTGGGCACTTGTTGTTAGTTCAGGGAGCCATGTGTTTAATAGTAGTTTACAATTCATAACTTTTAATACGAGATCAAGAGGGACATAGAAGTAATGATTAGTGGCTTCAAAGCCAATACGGCTATCTTGGAGCTGATTTAGGTATTCTTTCGTGGCGATGTCCATTTCGTTGTTCAGTATCTCCCTAAGTTGAGCAATTAGTTTTGTTTTTTCTTCGTTAGATAATTGCTCATTTAGAAGTTTGTTTCTTAATAGGACG
This region includes:
- a CDS encoding radical SAM protein — protein: MKVLLLSLQRNLNILGLKLLHQILLERGYDSNLLYLNRFNKENKRMLDALKGFVRDLNPSWVGISVTASEFHDAKEITYFLKREFDSFPVIWGGIQATTAVERCVQIADYLCVGEGEQTVVDICEALTYGKPLKDINNLAWFEDGEIKVNPLNPIIEDLDSLPFVPRLAQKTFILPKDNVMPLTRKLYMKYSAFYGGIYRIMQSRGCPHKCSYCVNSIFPKLYHNWRVRWTSPKRMVDEIVAGVSEDLPLLFISIFNDNFFAQTTEQMREFFDLYKKRVGKPLILFSSPNFLTEEKLKMAVDGGLASIHVGLQTGSESVCKNVYNRQMTPQKFKEVAEIIHKYPVVPYYDIICDNPFETEEDQIETVKVLMGLSKPYFFLIFSLTLYEGTDLRERVKKEKPEFLHDDTTKDFLVPAPTELNHLQHFATIFPAWAVNYLLNRYREKRNSWFTKLLFKIYMLVGYFFLQPLIYLWILLKFNRYSLTKFFKNLPKFIDFRALNIFGHFHTGRDSTYE
- the truA gene encoding tRNA pseudouridine(38-40) synthase TruA; its protein translation is MDNKEQKKQYIGVIRYDGSAFHGWQFQPNLPTVQGTVEQVLSLITRQPIQIQGASRTDTGVHALGQVFSFFFNAEIPKRLRHSASQLLSPNAQITNIKEVPLEFDVCRDVKWKKYCYTIDLGKESDPFAHKYAWHIPYSIDLELLQKLFKYLIGTHDFRGFQSTGSQMTSTIRTLYSIQLKKGGVIGPIDSKTLYHIEYIGNGFLYHMVRNITGTLIEIARGKQQPDFLIECLELNKKFKGLCAPPQGLTLAQISYEPFTHT